One Littorina saxatilis isolate snail1 linkage group LG1, US_GU_Lsax_2.0, whole genome shotgun sequence genomic window carries:
- the LOC138957655 gene encoding uncharacterized protein F54H12.2-like codes for MALAHPQSCESVHTGLDLFSVPPTQTAVQEGMFVEYHPLATLAPGAPIEFTISGATSEYLDLSNTYLHVRAKIPKADGTNLDADSHVAPVNYWLHSLFSQVDISLNDTLVTNSENTYPYRAYLEATLNYGREAKKSHLTSAMYYRDSSNHG; via the coding sequence ATGGCGCTTGCCCACCCTCAGTCATGTGAAAGTGTACATACTGGACTGGATTTGTTTTCTGTACCCCCAACACAGACAGCTGTGCAGGAGGGAATGTTTGTAGAGTATCACCCTCTGGCTACTCTGGCCCCAGGCGCCCCTATTGAGTTTACCATCAGTGGTGCCACATCCGAGTACCTGGATCTAAGCAACACGTATCTCCATGTGCGAGCTAAAATCCCCAAAGCAGACGGAACAAACTTGGATGCTGATTCCCATGTTGCTCCTGTCAACTACTGGTTGCACAGCCTGTTCTCTCAGGTGGATATCAGTCTCAATGATACTTTGGTGACCAATTCAGAGAACACCTACCCCTACCGTGCCTACCTTGAAGCCACCCTCAACTATGGACGAGAAGCCAAGAAAAGTCACCTCACCAGTGCCATGTATTACCGAGATAGCTCCAACCATGGATGA
- the LOC138957754 gene encoding uncharacterized protein F54H12.2-like: MIWRLHADIMHQERYMMNGVDVKIRLIPSKNIFHLMSPDPFQGFRTVITHASLFVRKVKLNPAVSLAHAKALEKGTAKYPLKRVVVKTVSIPTGNHSAEQDNLFLSQTPNRLVIGLVDSAAFNGQASRNPYHFKTQGLSFLSLYLDGKQIPGKPLTPNFEQHQYVRSFFSLMTSTGLANSDAGSYMELRDFELGYAIYSFDPSPSLLDGDQFELVKSGALRLELKFNEALPAPVMVIVYGEMDSMIEIDCSRQVLTDFAL, encoded by the coding sequence ATGATATGGCGACTTCATGCTGACATCATGCACCAGGAACGCTATATGATGAACGGCGTGGACGTGAAGATCAGACTCATTCCCTCCAAGAACATCTTCCACCTGATGTCTCCTGACCCCTTTCAGGGTTTCCGCACTGTCATCACACATGCCTCCCTGTTTGTTCGCAAAGTCAAGTTGAACCCCGCTGTAAGCCTCGCTCACGCCAAAGCGCTGGAAAAAGGTACGGCCAAGTATCCTTTGAAAAGGGTCGTGGTGAAGACTGTCTCCATTCCCACAGGCAACCACAGTGCTGAGCAGGACAACTTGTTTCTGAGTCAGACACCCAACCGCCTGGTGATTGGATTGGTGGACAGCGCTGCTTTCAACGGACAAGCCTCACGCAATCCCTACCACTTCAAGACACAAGGATTGTCCTTTCTCAGCCTGTACCTGGACGGGAAACAGATTCCCGGCAAACCCCTGACACCGAACTTTGAACAACACCAGTATGTGAGATCATTCTTCAGTCTCATGACGTCTACGGGTCTAGCCAACAGCGATGCAGGGTCTTACATGGAACTGCGTGATTTTGAGCTGGGGTATGCTATCTACAGTTTTGACCCGAGTCCCAGTCTTCTGGATGGAGATCAGTTTGAACTGGTGAAAAGCGGTGCCCTGCGTCTGGAGCTGAAGTTCAACGAAGCCCTTCCAGCGCCTGTGATGGTGattgtgtatggtgaaatgGACAGCATGATCGAGATTGATTGCTCTCGCCAGGTCCTGACTGATTTTGCACTATGA